The following is a genomic window from Solanum stenotomum isolate F172 chromosome 4, ASM1918654v1, whole genome shotgun sequence.
caaatacatatgtataccagttaTATATCTACAATTATctgacagatatacatatacagttCGCCTTTCTCCTCCCTCTTCCAATCTCGCTCGcgtctctccactctctgccctctctcgctcgtttctctcctccctctcctcCCTCTTCCAATCCCGTtcgcctctctccactctctgccctctcttgCGCgagcctctctcctccctctaacatgtagctacgaatcgtaatcagcaaactatagctatagagcacaattaagttatttttgagtgACTATATATGAAAGTTCCCCTATATAATATTGTGTTTAAGTTTGTTGTCTATTGGGTCTAAATTTGTTGTCTACTTAtccttttttttactatttatatatatagagagagagacaACTTGTGGAGCTAAAACCTCCATTTTATTTAGTATGAAGTACAGAAACCCCATCAATTTGAGCACTAATTACATCATATTATAAAACTTTctcaaattacaataatttcaaaattttcaaaacttgCGGATATATTGCTCCTTCGCCCGATACATAGCAAATGATATATGAGctatgtatctgatacataactATAAACCAAATTCATATTGATTTAGGTTTGAATGATTTGAGTTATGCATCAACAATGACATTTGTATCAGATACATTGTAAACAAACGAAGTTGTAATATATCTGATAGAAGTGGAGTGATGTATCCGGATGTTAAGAGAGAAGGAAAAAtggaatttttgtaattaattcaaatgatAGGGACTTTAGATATTATGTTATCTTAAGTCATGTAATTACATAATTTTCTCTATTATTTATATCTCAACTCTGTACAAAATGGGCCAAGTGAAcccaaaaggaaaagaaaataaagaaaatagaaaacaaaaaacagGCCCAATCCAAAGGATCCGCCTCCTTTTATATATCATCCCTAAGAAGTAGGGTTTTACATTTTGAGCTCCTGATCGTCTCCCTCTATATCGCCACTTGGAGCTTCTGGTAACCTGAGCTTCATTTTCCTCTTGTTGTGGGTAATCAATACTTATTATGATGATGAAGCTTCATTTTCTTCTTAGCTCACATAGGTAAGTATAGTTTTCCTTTGTTCtaatatgattttgttcttCATTTCTTCCTAAGCTTCGCTTCCTTATCTGCAAAGGTGTATACCGGTGGATATAATGGGTTTCTAGGTGGAATCGAGAGAGAAAACAATTATCGGAGGAAAGTTTCCAAAGTCACCATCGCATAGAGAAATGATGCATCGGAACTGTGAACTTCCAACAACTTACAAGGTGTTCTTGTTCATTCATGTGTTCCATTCTGAAAAATCGAATGAATCTAGGTTATTCACCAAACCTCTTCATCCTCATTACCAcattttcatctttaatttccAAACATCATTTAAGTATTGTGGTTAGCATTAATTAGATTCCTTTTCTTAGATCTAAATATCAACATGTTGAATCCTTTAAGGAGATTAATACCACCATTGACATTTTAATCCTCAAAAATGTTTccaatttaaaatgtttttagagGTTGGAATCGACTTGCTTTAGAACGATTATGCTTCATCTGCTCATACTTGTCAAGGATGTATGAACCAAGTTGAAATCTTCATGTCAAAAAGGGGTATGATCCTGATCTTATCTCTTTTATTGGCATAGTAAATAAGTACACAACTAAGTTAGCTTTTACAAGTGTACAATATAGATACATGATCTTTGACCCTTTTGAGTTTCAAtccatattttaaactttaaatacctatttttaaatctatttttttttcagaacCAATCCTAATTTGCCACCTACCCATAGATACTTCTAACAAACTCATCATTACTTATTTTTCTTGCTCACTAAGTAAGAAAGCACATGACTCTTATACTCAGTCACCCATCTTTCACTTGCCGTACACACACAATTACACCAACAATTCACCCATAGAATCACTCTCATTTGCACATAACAACTaacattttttctcttcttccttacTCACACTAGCACACCACCTACACACAATTCATTACATATACTCACATAATCACTAGTTGAATTTAATCCAGAGTATCTGTTCGAAGAAAAATTTACAGTCGGACTCCAATCAACATCGTTGTCCAAAAATCACTAAGATTAGAGaggtttgtttcttcttccttaattctcttaattttgttatatattgttCTTTGGTGGTGATGTCTTGGACAATTTGATGCTcttaattcataaatatattgATGTGTTTAGTGTTGGcatgcttcttctttttatctaaTAATTTATCATGTGTTCAATTACTTGCTTTTTGTAATTGATTCAAATGATAGGGAATTTagaaattatattatcttaAGTCGTGTAGTTACATAATTTTCTCTATTATTTATAGCTCAACTCTGTACAAAATGGGCCAAGTGAAcccaaaaggaaaagaaaataaagaaaatagaaaacaaaaaacagGCCCAGTCCAAAGGATCCGCCTCCTTTTATATATCAACCCTAAGAAGTAGGGTTTTCCATTTTGAGCTCCTGGTCATCTCCCTCTATATCGCTGCTTGGAACTTCTGATAACCTGAGCTTCTTTTTCCTCTTATTGTGGGTAATCAATACTTAtttatgatgatgaagaagctTCCTTTTCTTCTCAGCTCATATAAGTAAGTATAGTTTTCCTTTGTTCtaatatgattttgttcttcatttcttctaatCTTCGCTTCCTTATCTGCAAAGGTGTATACCGGTGGATATAATGGGTTTCTGGAATCGAGAGAGAAAACAATTGTCAGAGGAAGTTTCCAAGGTCGTTATCGCATAGAGAAATGATGCATCGGAACTGTGAACTTCCAACAGCTTACAAGGTGTTCTTCTTCATGCATGTGTTCCATTCTGAAAAATCGAATGAATCTAGGTTGTTCACCAAACCTCTTCATCCTCATTACCAcaatatcattttcaattttcaaacatCATTCAAGTATTGTGGTTAGCATTAATTAGATTCCTTTTCTTAGATCTAAATATCAACATGTTGAATCCTTTAAGGAGATTAATACCACCATTGACATTTTAATCCTCAAAAATGTTTccaatttaaaatgtttttagagGTTGGAATCGACTTGCTTTAGAACGATTATGCTTCATCTGCTCATACTTGTCAAGGATATATGAACCAAGCTGAAATCTTCATGTCAAAAAGGAGTATGATCCTGATCTTATCTCTTTTATTGACATAGTAAATAAGTACACAACTAAGTTAGCTTTTACAGGTGTACAATATAGATACATGATCTTTGACCCTTTCGAGTTTCAATtcatattttaactttaaaacctatttttaaatctaattttttttttagaaccAATCCTAATTTGCCACCTACCCCTAGATACTTCTAACAAACTCATCATTACTTATTTTTCTTGCTCACTAAGTAAGAAAGCACATGACCCTTATACTCACTCACCCATCTTCCACTTGTCGTACACACACAATTACACCAACAATTCACTCACATAATCACTAACTAACCACTTTCACACAATTCATTACATATACTCACAGAATCACTAGTTGAATTTCTTCCGGAGTATTCCGATCGAAGAAAAATTTACAGTCGGACTCCGATCAATAACGTTGTCCAAAAATCACTAAGATTAGAGaggtttgtttcttcttccttaattctcttaattttgttatatattgttCTTTGGTGGTGATGTCTTGGCCAATTTGATGCTCttaattcataaatttattgatgTGTTTGGTGTTGGcatgcttcttctttttatctaaTAATTTATCATGTGTTCTATTACTTGCTTTTAAGTTTAGAGTGGactaatttttttgggtttaattAAGATTAGCTCACTAAAATATTTGATGACTTATTCTAACAAATTAGTTTTGGATTCATTGTTGACCTGATCAAAAAAGAGTTTGGACTtaacttttcattttaaattgttttatattagtGAAAAATGCTTTAAGTTTAAACTCTAAGCGAGAGCACGCATAGTTTTTCGTTTTAATTGAGGTTAGCAATTTTGCATCTTAGATaaagatatttaataaaatgacaAGGTCGGGTTTATGCGTGTTGACCCATATTATCCtcttaagaattttattttttttattcaacgAAAGAGTAAGACTCAATCTTTAGGTGTGATACACAAGGAAATGTCACATATATGCATCTTGATAAGCTTATATTGAATCTGAGGTTGCAACTTTGCATCTTAGTTAGCACTAATAAAATTCAACAATAGAAGTGACCCATAGACAAATAATTTATCCAAGATTGATTTAGTCAAGTATAAATTGACAAAAACGATTGTGCTAGAATTAAAGGACTCAAGGGTGCCTCTAACCTTCTCCAAGTCAACAAAATTTCTTactttgtcttttattttcatagaGCAATAGGAAGTGTCATTTCATTTTTGAATTGTAGTGACTCCgcttgagttatggtgttccacgTCACCCTTTTGAACTCCTAATTAGAAGGAAATGATTCTTTTTATTGGTCTACGAAAACAAAAGATTGGATAAGAAATATTGTTGATCAGAGATGGTATGAGGACGTCCCATGAGTCTCTTGGTTCTGACACGATCACTTTTGTCAAAATTATACTTGACTTAAATAAATATTGGATAAATCATTTGACTATGATTCACTTcaattgttgaattttattGGTTTTACCTAAGAAACAAAGTTGCGACCTCAACTTCGATATACACTTATCAAGATGCATAAACACGACCTATCCTTATGTATCACACCTAAATATTGATACTCGTTTGTTGAATCAAATATTAACATTTTTAAAGAGAATTTGGATCTAGATGCATAAATGCAACcttattgttttattaattatttttatctaagACGCAAAATTCTGATCTTATTTAAGACGATAAATTATGCATGCTCTCGCTTAGAGCTTAACGTTAGAGAACTTATTTCATTAATctaacaattaaaaatgaaaacttaagctaaaacttttttttcatttcaccAGAGAATCCAACCCCAATTAGTGAACTAATCCTAATTAAACCTAAATGAATTAATTCACTTTAAACTTAAAAGCAAGTAATCCACACAGAATAATTTATTAGATATAAGCAAGTCAACACTAAGAGATCAATGTATTTGTGGTTTAAGAGCAGGCGTGCCAAAATTGGTTCAAATATAGGTAATCCGCTTAATCTGTCTAGAATTTTATGGGTTGAGCTCAGGAGAGTATGAATTAGGTTCAATCTCAAATCATTCAAGCATTAACTCATtttaaaagaaggaaaaaggatcaaaaatatctttaaactatgtgaaatgaacaaaaatgcCATCCGTTTATGttttggtccaaaaatgttTTTGTCGTCAATACTTTcattcaaaaatgcccttattgttatttaatgggtcaaaaatgctcattttacaaataaatgtattattattttttcttttaacatatttattagaaaaaatatgtgtttaaaaagaaaagaaataatatatttatttaaaaaaaaaggcattATTGACTCATTTAGTAACTGTAGGATATTTTTGGATTAAAGTATTGACTGCAATGATatttttgagtcaaattatTGACGGGAGGTACATTtttgagtcaaactataaacaaaaaacatttttgttcatttcacatAGTGTAAGGACAATTTTGACCCTTTATTTtcaattgagcccaatttaATCTCTAACTCAACTTGTTCTAAGACTCTTTATTTGTATTGATGTAATGTATGTTCCTAATTGAAGATATGAATTAGTCTAGGGTTGGCAATTTCAGcccatattaatgaaatgagtCCATTTTACCCATATTTAATGACTTGGATCACTCATATTTTAATTGGGTAAATATGAGCTTCAAGTTATTTTAAGAGCTCCTACAAATATGGTCAAAATAGGTAAAATATGGATATCCTATCGACATAATAGATCACTCACTTTCCAATTTTACTCAAAattctaatattaattttaaattttcaaaaaaattggagGATGGGTGGGGCTGagaaaggggggggggggggggggggggggNNNNNNNNNNNNNNNNNNNNNNNNNNNNNNNNNNNNNNNNNNNNNNNNNNNNNNNNNNNNNNNNNNNNNNNNNNNNNNNNNNNNNNNNNNNNNNNNNNNNNNNNNNNNNNNNNNNNNNNNNNNNNNNNNNNNNNNNNNNNNNNNNNNNNNNNNNNNNNNNNNNNNNNNNNNNNNNNNNNNNNNNNNNNNNNNNNNNNNNNNNNNNNNNNNNNNNNNNNNNNNNNNNNNNNNNNNNNNNNNNNNNNNNNNNNNNNNNNNNNNNNNNNNNNNNNNNNNNNNNNNNNNNNNNNNNNNNNNNNNNNNNNNNNNNNNNNNNNNNNNNNNNNNNNNNNNNNNNNNNNNNNNNNNNNNNNNNNNNNNNNNNNNNNNNNNNNNNNNNNNNNNNNNNNNNNNNNNNNNNNNNNNNNNNNNNNNNNNNNNNNNNNNNNNNNNNNNNNNNNNNNNNNNNNNNNNNNNNNNNNNNNNNNNNNNNNNNNNNNNNNNNNNNNNNNNNNNNNNNNNNNNNNNNNNNNNNNNNNNNNNNNNNNNNNNNNNNNNNNNNNNNNNNNNNNNNNNNNNNNNNNNNNNNNNNNNNNNNNNNNNNNNNNNNNNNNNNNNNNNNNNNNNNNNNNNNNNNNNNNNNNNNNNNNNNNNNNNNNNNNNNNNNNNNNNNNNNNNNNNNNNNNNNNNNNNNNNNNNNNNNNNNNNNNNNNNNNNNNNNNNNNNNNNNNNNNNNNNNNNNNNNNNNNNNNNNNNNNNNNNNNNNNNNNNNNNNNNNNNNNNNNNNNNNNNNNNNNNNNNNNNNNNNNNNNNNNNNNNNNNNNNNNNNNNNNNNNNNNNNNNNNNNNNNNNNNNNNNNNNNNNNNNNNNNNNNNNNNNNNNNNNNNNNNNNNNNNNNNNNNNNNNNNNNNNNNNNNNNNNNNNNNNNNNNNNNNNNNNNNNNNNNNNNNNNNNNNNNNNNNNNNNNNNNNNNNNNNNNNNNNNNNNNNNNNNNNNNNNNNNNNNNNNNNNNNNNNNNNNNNNNNNNNNNNNNNNNNNNNNNNNNNNNNNNNNNNNNNNNNNNNNNNNNNNNNNNNNNNNNNNNNNNNNNNNNNNNNNNNNNNNNNNNNNNNNNNNNNNNNNNNNNNNNNNNNNNNNNNNNNNNNNNNNNNNNNNNNNNNNNNNNNNNNNNNNNNNNNNNNNNNNNNNNNNNNNNNNNNNNNNNNNNNNNNNNNNNNNNNNNNNNNNNNNNNNNNNNNNNNNNNNNNNNNNNNNNNNNNNNNNNNNNNNNNNNNNNNNNNNNNNNNNNNNNNNNNNNNNNNNNNNNNNNNNNNNNNNNNNNNNNNNNNNNNNNNNNNNNNNNNNNNNNNNNNNNNNNNNNNNNNNNNNNNNNNNNNNNNNNNNNNNNNNNNNNNNNNNNNNNNNNNNNNNNNNNNNNNNNNNNNNNNNNNNNNNNNNNNNNNNNNNNNNNNNNNNNNNNNNNNNNNNNNNNNNNNNNNNNNNNNNNNNNNNNNNNNNNNNNNNNNNNNNNNNNNNNNNNNNNNNNNNNNNNNNNNNNNNNNNNNNNNNNNNNNNNNNNNNNNNNNNNNNNNNNNNNNNNNNNNNNNNNNNNNNNNNNNNNNNNNNNNNNNNNNNNNNNNNNNNNNNNNNNNNNNNNNNNNNNNNNNNNNNNNNNNNNNNNNNNNNNNNNNNNNNNNNNNNNNNNNNNNNNNNNNNNNNNNNNNNNNNNNNNNNNNNNNNNNNNNNNNNNNNNNNNNNNNNNNNNNNNNNNNNNNNNNNNNNNNNNNNNNNNNNNNNNNNNNNNNNNNNNNNNNNNNNNNNNNNNNNNNNNNNNNNNNNNNNNNNNNNNNNNNNNNNNNNNNNNNNNNNNNNNNNNNNNNNNNNNNNNNNNNNNNNNNNNNNNNNNNNNNNNNNNNNNNNNNNNNNNNNNNNNNNNNNNNNNNNNNNNNNNNNNNNNNNNNNNNNNNNNNNNNNNNNNNNNNNNNNNNNNNNNNNNNNNNNNNNNNNNNNNNNNNNNNNNNNNNNNNNNNNNNNNNNNNNNNNNNNNNNNNNNNNNNNNNNNNNNNNNNNNNNNNNNNNNNNNNNNNNNNNNNNNNNNNNNNNNNNNNNNNNNNNNNNNNNNNNNNNNNNNNNNNNNNNNNNNNNNNNNNNNNNNNNNNNNNNNNNNNNNNNNNNNNNNNNNNNNNNNNNNNNNNNNNNNNNNNNNNNNNNNNNNNNNNNNNNNNNNNNNNNNNNNNNNNNNNNNNNNNNNNNNNNNNNNNNNNNNNNNNNNNNNNNNNNNNNNNNNNNNNNNNNNNNNNNNNNNNNNNNNNNNNNNNNNNNNNNNNNNNNNNNNNNNNNNNNNNNNNNNNNNNNNNNNNNNNNNNNNNNNNNNNNNNNNNNNNNNNNNNNNNNNNNNNNNNNNNNNNNNNNNNNNNNNNNNNNNNNNNNNNNNNNNNNNNNNNNNNNNNNNNNNNNNNNNNNNNNNNNNNNNNNNNNNNNNNNNNNNNNNNNNNNNNNNNNNNNNNNNNNNNNNNNNNNNNNNNNNNNNNNNNNNNNNNNNNNNNNNNNNNNNNNNNNNNNNNNNNNNNNNNNNNNNNNNNNNNNNNNNNNNNNNNNNNNNNNNNNNNNNNNNNNNNNNNNNNNNNNNNNNNNNNNNNNNNNNNNNNNNNNNNNNNNNNNNNNNNNNNNNNNNNNNNNNNNNNNNNNNNNNNNNNNNNNNNNNNNNNNNNNNNNNNNNNNNNNNNNNNNNNNNNNNNNNNNNNNNNNNNNNNNNNNNNNNNNNNNNNNNNNNNNNNNNNNNNNNNNNNNNNNNNNNNNNNNNNNNNNNNNNNNNNNNNNNNNNNNNNNNNNNNNNNNNNNNNNNNNNNNNNNNNNNNNNNNNNNNNNNNNNNNNNNNNNNNNNNNNNNNNNNNNNNNNNNNNNNNNNNNNNNNNNNNNNNNNNNNNNNNNNNNNNNNNNNNNNCTTAAGTTAGATTTCTAATATAAATTCGATAaaattcagtaattttggttAAAAACTTGTATGCATGTTAAGATTTTTACTCAATATGTCTAAAAAGTTCATCTAGAATTTAGTATAAGTTGCCTTTTCTAgaattcaaactcaaaattttgaatCCTCTTAAGCTAATCATCTTTGCCCATGATATCATGCACTCAAATTTTATCACTATCGTGTGAGGTAAAGAGATAGTTTCTGATACACCCTTGACTcaagaaaaacattttaaaaaaatacaacgTGAAAGAAGCTACGATAAAAATActaagaaaatagaaatattgaCAACAAAAATAGTAAGATAACCAAAGCAAAAGAACAATAATATGTTAGATCGATCGAAACAAATCCAAACTCTACAAAAAATGGTGCAAATTTTCAAAGAATATTTCATTAGAAACACGAAGTTGtctatattatataaattgaaacggagagaATAATAAAAGGAGGCATATTTACCATGACCGCCAAAGGAGAAGCATACATCAAAATGTTGCCCACCATACAAATGCATCCCACAATAGTAgatctttttttgtgtgtttgaaCTAGGGTTAGAACAAGTATAGCAAGTGAACCCAAGAAAATAATATCACCAATAATAATGAGAAAtattttcatcctttttttcttttcagagtACAACAAGAACAGCATAAGGTACACCACTTCAATGCCAAGTCCTATCCCATTTATTGTCACAACTAGGATACTATGTGGATGTACAAGTGGTATTCCATAGAGTACCCAAAGACCACAATTTACAAATGTAGCAAGATATGGAAATGGTGAAAATTGCTCTactgatttcttcttccatATTCGATAAAATGTTGGCCTGCTCAAAAATTAAAACTCttcaaataattttcaaaaaataaatttagatatttgaaaactacgtaaaaagttaTCCATCAtcatagttaaaataaatatacaacactaattcaaaatgtttgacTCCTCAAATAATATGTGTCACATAAACTCagaatgaaataattattttgtattaaaaaaaaggtcATAGTAAATTTTTAGATAGGGAGGTTCCATTGCATTTGACTCAGATTTTCATTGagaaattcaaaatatgaagaagtaaatatataaaaaagtcTTAGGGGTCTAACATTTATTACATATagataaacaaaaattttaatcatatataaacaGTATAATTTTTCGCAGAAGGAGGTTCGGATGAACTGTTTAGGCCTTTACTAGCTTTGCCCCTAGTGTCTACTCTCATGATATGAAGATGCAATGATATAGCTAGTGATTTCACGTAA
Proteins encoded in this region:
- the LOC125862900 gene encoding bidirectional sugar transporter SWEET4-like, which encodes MVFNKEIARFAVGVIGNIISLILFLSPLPTFYRIWKKKSVEQFSPFPYLATFVNCGLWVLYGIPLVHPHSILVVTINGIGLGIEVVYLMLFLLYSEKKKRMKIFLIIIGDIIFLGSLAILVLTLVQTHKKRSTIVGCICMVGNILMYASPLAVMVNMPPFIILSVSIYII